In a single window of the Peptococcaceae bacterium 1198_IL3148 genome:
- a CDS encoding CtsR family transcriptional regulator: MISFSKEGDNKNMSSMSNIIEAYLKSLLNQSKKGLIEIQRNELASKFNCVPSQINYVLSTRFTIGHGYIVESRRGGGGYIRIEQVPLDNRFAWLEEFNQLVGDDTSQQVAGSVLKRLFDEEIITEREYNIMQAAIDRAVLKIELPWRDKLRANILKAMVSAVIKDNKNNY, encoded by the coding sequence ATGATAAGCTTTTCTAAAGAAGGTGATAATAAAAATATGTCCAGCATGTCTAACATCATTGAAGCCTACTTAAAGAGTTTGTTAAACCAAAGTAAAAAAGGATTAATAGAGATTCAAAGAAATGAACTAGCCAGTAAATTTAACTGCGTACCCTCGCAAATAAACTACGTTTTATCCACCAGGTTCACCATTGGCCATGGTTATATTGTTGAAAGTCGGCGGGGTGGTGGTGGTTATATTCGGATAGAGCAAGTTCCACTGGATAACCGCTTTGCTTGGTTGGAAGAATTTAATCAATTGGTGGGGGACGACACCAGTCAACAGGTTGCTGGCAGCGTATTAAAGAGATTGTTTGATGAAGAGATCATCACTGAGCGAGAATATAACATTATGCAGGCAGCCATAGATAGGGCAGTGTTAAAAATAGAACTACCCTGGCGGGATAAACTAAGGGCTAACATTTTAAAAGCCATGGTTTCTGCAGTTATCAAGGATAATAAAAATAACTATTAG